The Desulfobulbaceae bacterium genome has a segment encoding these proteins:
- a CDS encoding HigA family addiction module antidote protein, which yields MATKLTPITPGDVLLEEFLKPMEITQNQLAKDINVPANRVSQIIHGKREITADTALRLGKYFGIEPEFWLNLQVRYNMKIAKSKVGKLIDREVKNHFSQTNHRNLSST from the coding sequence ATGGCAACCAAACTAACTCCAATCACTCCGGGCGATGTATTATTGGAAGAATTTCTTAAGCCAATGGAAATCACTCAAAACCAGTTAGCAAAAGACATTAATGTCCCTGCAAACCGGGTAAGTCAAATTATCCATGGCAAAAGAGAAATTACTGCTGATACTGCGTTACGTCTCGGTAAGTATTTTGGTATTGAGCCGGAATTTTGGCTCAACCTTCAGGTACGGTACAATATGAAAATAGCTAAAAGTAAAGTGGGCAAGTTAATTGATAGAGAAGTTAAAAATCACTTTTCTCAAACTAACCATCGCAATCTTTCGTCCACATAA
- a CDS encoding PEP-CTERM sorting domain-containing protein has product MKRHIGLFLGILLLTGAKTTFATSYYYTFEVTSVSPNNTGIPPASIIGHKYIFFVDPDRNGFLPSGASSSSFFYAHLMNNAELARLTPEFLSLIGVVVDTLPPPFDPSKYGNILFDEYSDNNPANTIIIDWGSSDSSIKQLESTRTPVPGSYGDKNHLFGLNIFKEGNMFTMQDYGEILITYKHPVYKKDAAGKTIWEGGNKVIDYYEPDTYAPQFTLLQTTVKLTHITPVPEPATFILFGSGLTGLVAARRKKKSRAKSWAIIQ; this is encoded by the coding sequence ATGAAACGACACATTGGACTTTTCCTAGGCATCCTCCTTCTGACAGGGGCAAAAACCACCTTTGCCACCAGTTACTACTATACCTTCGAAGTAACCTCAGTTTCGCCAAACAACACCGGGATACCCCCCGCCTCCATCATCGGGCATAAATATATATTTTTTGTTGATCCTGACCGCAATGGTTTCCTTCCCTCAGGAGCTTCTAGCTCTAGTTTTTTTTACGCTCATTTGATGAACAATGCTGAGTTGGCAAGACTAACCCCTGAGTTTTTATCTTTAATCGGAGTTGTAGTCGATACCCTGCCCCCTCCCTTCGATCCTTCAAAATATGGTAACATCCTCTTTGATGAGTACAGCGACAACAATCCCGCTAACACCATTATTATAGATTGGGGATCTTCGGACTCTTCGATAAAACAGCTTGAAAGCACCAGAACTCCTGTCCCTGGCAGCTACGGGGATAAGAACCACCTGTTCGGCCTGAACATATTCAAAGAAGGCAATATGTTCACCATGCAGGATTATGGTGAGATATTAATTACCTACAAACACCCAGTCTACAAAAAGGACGCCGCTGGCAAAACGATCTGGGAAGGCGGAAACAAGGTGATTGATTATTATGAGCCAGACACATATGCTCCCCAATTTACTCTGCTGCAGACAACAGTCAAACTGACCCACATCACCCCAGTCCCTGAACCTGCCACCTTCATTCTGTTCGGTTCAGGACTGACGGGTCTAGTGGCGGCACGTAGGAAAAAGAAATCGAGAGCCAAGAGCTGGGCCATTATACAATGA
- a CDS encoding excinuclease ABC subunit A: protein MIKSFKCKDTEKLFDDLDVKKFRSFSRTARIKLEVLNAAISLQSLRIPPGNRLEQLKGDRSGQHSIRINDQWRICFVWSAENVFDVEIVDYYKG, encoded by the coding sequence ATGATCAAATCCTTCAAATGCAAAGATACGGAAAAGCTTTTTGACGATTTGGATGTAAAAAAATTCAGAAGTTTTTCTAGGACAGCAAGAATAAAACTTGAAGTTCTGAATGCAGCTATTTCTTTGCAAAGTTTGCGAATTCCCCCTGGGAATAGGCTTGAGCAGTTAAAAGGCGATAGAAGCGGACAGCACAGCATTAGGATTAACGACCAGTGGCGTATTTGTTTCGTATGGTCGGCAGAAAACGTCTTCGACGTAGAAATTGTTGATTATTACAAGGGGTAG
- a CDS encoding caspase family protein, producing MAKKALLVGINDYKGISDLRGCINDVTNMRDILKTYLGFTNRDIRVLVDSRATKANIVSRLQTMVSTAKSGDFLVFHFSGHGSQIRDRNGDELEDQMDELICPYDMDWDGTFITDDSLNSIFSKLPKGVLLEVFLDSCHSGTGLRDINFGRPANLGPEHTTLDRFLAPPADIECRLEGEEDDLKSPRSFRSANRSTVHHILWAGCKDNQTSADAFINNSYNGAFTYFFCKHMRASGGTLSRKELLSRVRQSLRNDGYSQIPQLECEATVRNARSLTATEKAKSKK from the coding sequence ATGGCAAAGAAAGCGTTACTTGTTGGAATCAATGACTACAAAGGAATCAGTGACCTGCGCGGGTGCATCAACGATGTTACTAACATGCGGGATATCCTGAAGACCTATCTCGGCTTTACCAACAGAGATATCCGCGTCTTGGTAGACAGTCGTGCAACCAAAGCGAATATCGTTTCCCGGCTCCAGACTATGGTGAGCACTGCCAAATCAGGCGATTTTTTGGTGTTTCATTTTTCCGGCCATGGCTCCCAGATCCGTGATCGCAATGGCGATGAATTGGAAGACCAGATGGATGAACTCATCTGCCCCTATGATATGGACTGGGACGGCACCTTTATTACCGACGACTCTCTCAACAGCATTTTCAGCAAACTGCCCAAAGGCGTGCTGCTTGAAGTTTTTCTGGATAGCTGCCACTCTGGCACCGGTCTCCGTGATATTAACTTTGGACGTCCGGCAAATTTAGGACCGGAACACACCACCCTGGATCGGTTCCTTGCTCCACCCGCAGACATTGAATGCCGCCTTGAAGGAGAGGAAGATGATCTAAAGTCCCCGCGAAGCTTCAGAAGCGCCAATCGCAGCACAGTCCACCACATCCTCTGGGCCGGCTGCAAAGACAACCAGACCTCGGCAGATGCTTTCATCAACAACAGTTACAATGGGGCCTTCACCTACTTTTTCTGTAAACATATGCGTGCCAGCGGCGGCACTCTTTCCCGCAAAGAACTGCTGAGCCGGGTGAGACAATCTCTCAGGAACGACGGCTATTCCCAAATCCCGCAACTCGAATGCGAAGCGACGGTTCGCAACGCTCGCAGCCTGACCGCTACCGAAAAGGCCAAAAGCAAAAAATGA
- a CDS encoding TIGR02281 family clan AA aspartic protease codes for MILAMFCLWISGFGFVFRDSLFTHDESKPELSAAEREEVQNKKNSKRKEMADRLKAVLDDANTPQDVSSDAKPLSNETEVQKSAQDKSVILRTGWVSIIGPGGRQMAKLQAALMGNGWIAMPTRALYGGSQWTVSRDDGSTAEIASGIWNKGRVVSLWQLASFTEHEGEASLAQWVADAPLAWMSIESQKEILDIQLMPGSRQGYFVVCPLPLDIKEFGVFIQQESIVGWSFGAWLDNVYLWNGPVGSRIVANSDVRNFYDQTFANGREEKFALALSMKANNSSLERLKALVDGFSRQPKLPLNDTPDFLRVDVVGKLLKQLAEELIHQGQGAQLVDILNDDILREIGDIKLLLDLIPVITSTQGIEPAIIKLETLGKDLVEKGGVDVPAVNELHLKLYQDWLQSLVTVKSLVEAAQVLAKAKAYYPNDPYVHLLGVELALLNGDWQGAERLISMMEYPAAMQDRYELLARKISELKGDEGTVVIRFVAGSNRIPVTSELNQSIRQSFLVDTGASLVTIPSATAESLGLRPVRGGHWDSHSVSTAGGVISATEVLIETLEIEGWVENNVSALVIDIPDQPGVGLLGMNYLSRFRMDLNTREGKLSLRPK; via the coding sequence ATGATTCTCGCAATGTTTTGTCTGTGGATTAGTGGCTTTGGTTTTGTATTTCGTGATTCGCTCTTTACGCATGATGAGAGTAAACCGGAACTTTCTGCAGCTGAGCGTGAGGAAGTTCAAAACAAGAAAAACAGTAAACGGAAGGAGATGGCAGATCGACTGAAAGCTGTTTTAGACGATGCCAATACTCCGCAGGACGTTTCCTCTGACGCTAAGCCTTTATCGAACGAGACAGAGGTTCAAAAATCGGCACAAGATAAATCGGTGATTTTAAGGACCGGTTGGGTCTCAATTATTGGACCCGGTGGACGTCAGATGGCTAAACTTCAGGCCGCCTTGATGGGGAATGGCTGGATTGCCATGCCGACTCGGGCTTTATATGGAGGCTCTCAGTGGACGGTTTCCCGGGATGATGGGTCAACTGCTGAGATTGCTTCAGGGATCTGGAACAAGGGAAGGGTGGTCAGCCTTTGGCAGTTAGCCTCGTTTACTGAGCACGAGGGGGAGGCATCTCTTGCTCAGTGGGTTGCTGACGCTCCCTTAGCCTGGATGAGTATTGAGTCTCAAAAAGAGATATTAGACATTCAATTAATGCCAGGCAGTAGACAAGGATATTTTGTGGTCTGTCCATTACCCCTGGACATCAAAGAGTTTGGGGTGTTCATTCAGCAAGAATCGATTGTGGGCTGGTCTTTTGGTGCGTGGCTTGATAACGTGTATCTCTGGAATGGCCCGGTTGGTTCCAGGATAGTAGCAAACAGTGATGTTCGTAATTTCTATGATCAAACTTTTGCTAATGGCAGAGAGGAAAAGTTCGCTCTAGCCTTGTCCATGAAAGCAAACAATTCTTCCTTGGAGCGATTGAAAGCCCTTGTTGACGGATTTTCCCGGCAACCCAAATTGCCGTTGAACGACACACCCGACTTCTTGCGGGTAGATGTTGTTGGAAAGTTACTTAAACAGTTGGCTGAGGAACTCATCCATCAAGGTCAAGGGGCGCAACTTGTCGATATCCTTAACGATGATATCTTGCGAGAGATAGGCGACATCAAACTCTTGCTTGACTTGATTCCTGTGATCACATCGACTCAAGGGATTGAGCCTGCGATTATAAAACTTGAAACCCTCGGCAAGGATCTTGTTGAAAAGGGGGGCGTTGATGTGCCCGCAGTCAATGAACTGCACCTTAAACTCTATCAGGACTGGTTGCAATCCTTAGTCACTGTTAAGTCTCTTGTCGAGGCGGCTCAAGTTTTGGCCAAAGCTAAGGCCTACTATCCAAATGACCCATACGTTCATCTATTGGGGGTTGAGTTAGCTTTGCTGAATGGGGACTGGCAAGGAGCTGAGCGCCTGATAAGCATGATGGAGTACCCTGCAGCAATGCAGGATCGTTATGAGTTGCTCGCTCGAAAAATTTCGGAATTGAAGGGAGATGAAGGCACGGTTGTGATCCGTTTTGTTGCAGGAAGTAATCGGATTCCAGTAACTTCCGAGTTGAATCAATCTATTCGACAAAGTTTTCTAGTGGATACCGGGGCCTCACTAGTGACAATCCCGTCTGCTACGGCTGAATCTTTAGGGTTACGACCGGTTCGTGGAGGGCATTGGGACAGCCACTCAGTGTCAACAGCAGGGGGAGTGATATCGGCCACCGAGGTGCTGATTGAGACATTGGAGATCGAAGGCTGGGTGGAAAATAATGTTAGCGCTTTGGTTATCGATATTCCTGATCAACCGGGCGTTGGTCTATTGGGTATGAACTATTTGAGCCGCTTCCGTATGGATTTAAACACCCGCGAGGGAAAATTATCGCTCCGTCCCAAATGA
- a CDS encoding AAA family ATPase: MIIICPHCKKQHNIDEKAIPAHVKKAKCKFCGNYFPLDLTESPAAIVAPPPVKKKEGPRKISVSLSKGGVGKTTTAVNLAMGLSLAGFKVLLIDTDTQGQSSYMLGVTPNAGLTELVLGELGPEETMLQVRERLWLLGGGKSLAGVKRLIGRKDFGGELTLAETLAEPTKDFDYVIVDTSPGWDPLTVNILFFVTEILAPVSLEVMSIQGLVEFLKSIASIQKYRPQVALKYILPTFLDMRVKKSIGILEKLKELYGNNVCSPIRYNVRLSEAPAYGRSIYEFAPGSPGASDYRELVRKIANNNKLLR; this comes from the coding sequence ATGATTATAATTTGTCCCCATTGCAAAAAACAGCACAATATTGACGAAAAGGCCATCCCTGCTCATGTTAAAAAAGCGAAGTGCAAATTCTGTGGCAATTATTTTCCTCTCGATTTGACAGAATCGCCTGCTGCGATTGTTGCGCCGCCTCCTGTGAAGAAGAAAGAGGGGCCTAGGAAGATAAGTGTCTCGTTGAGCAAAGGCGGTGTTGGGAAAACGACGACAGCGGTAAATCTTGCTATGGGTTTGTCTCTCGCCGGGTTTAAAGTGCTGTTGATTGACACTGATACCCAGGGACAATCCAGTTATATGTTAGGTGTGACACCTAATGCTGGACTTACTGAGTTAGTTCTGGGAGAACTGGGACCTGAGGAGACTATGCTCCAGGTCCGTGAACGATTGTGGTTACTTGGGGGTGGAAAATCACTTGCTGGGGTCAAGCGACTGATTGGCAGGAAGGATTTTGGCGGCGAATTGACTCTGGCTGAAACCTTGGCTGAGCCTACCAAGGATTTTGATTATGTTATCGTTGACACCTCTCCTGGGTGGGATCCTTTGACAGTTAACATTCTATTTTTTGTTACTGAAATACTGGCCCCGGTTTCACTTGAGGTCATGTCTATTCAGGGATTGGTTGAATTCTTAAAAAGTATTGCCTCAATTCAAAAGTATCGGCCTCAGGTGGCTCTTAAATACATCCTGCCAACCTTTCTTGATATGAGGGTTAAAAAATCGATTGGTATTTTAGAAAAACTGAAGGAGTTGTATGGAAATAATGTTTGTTCTCCTATTCGTTACAATGTCAGACTGTCCGAAGCCCCAGCCTATGGTCGCAGCATCTATGAATTTGCTCCAGGTTCACCAGGGGCGAGCGATTACCGAGAGTTGGTCAGGAAAATAGCAAACAATAATAAGTTGTTACGATAA
- a CDS encoding PilZ domain-containing protein: MDIKYGHGLEFDADDNFQEEKTSDGSPEIHVTLEQILRHGFRTPVGEQEQISLTINGNHYVVFNLSERGVGIYLNHSGEMKSLAQFQGILLTIGGHSFSTDGVVMHLSNDGIHDLCGIELISISNECQDAIIRYLQKSRSSLFVP; encoded by the coding sequence ATGGATATAAAATATGGGCATGGCCTTGAGTTTGACGCTGACGATAATTTTCAGGAGGAAAAAACCTCTGATGGTTCCCCTGAAATCCATGTGACGCTTGAGCAAATCTTGCGGCATGGTTTCCGTACCCCGGTTGGTGAACAGGAGCAGATTTCGTTAACTATTAACGGCAATCATTACGTTGTATTTAATCTGAGCGAACGTGGCGTTGGTATCTACCTCAATCATTCTGGTGAGATGAAGAGCCTTGCTCAGTTTCAGGGAATATTGCTTACCATTGGGGGGCACTCATTTTCAACTGATGGGGTGGTGATGCATTTATCTAATGACGGGATTCATGATCTCTGTGGAATTGAACTGATATCGATTTCCAATGAATGCCAGGATGCCATTATCCGTTATCTGCAGAAGAGTCGCAGTTCCCTTTTTGTACCTTGA